The window CACGTGATCCACGCCTTCGGCGCCCCGCCCTTCCACGTCGCCGACGGCGGCCCGGTCCCGCCCACCGGCCCCGAACTGCTCGCCGCCCAGGAACATTCCGTGGTCGCGGCGCTGCGCCCGTGGTGCGAGAAGTATCCCGAGGTCCGGGTGACGGAGACCGTCTCCGAGGGGCGGGCCGCGACCGCGCTGGTGCGGGCGTCGTCCGGTGCCGCCCTCGTCGTGGTGGGGCGCAGGCCACGGAACAGCCGCCTCGGCCCGCACGTCGGCGCCGTCACCCACGCGGTGCTGCACCACGTCGGCCGCCCGGTGGCCGTCGTCCCGCACGACTGAACCCGCGCCGCGAGGGTGCTCCGGGCACCCGCGGCCCCAGGGAGGGAGGAGTCATGATCACGCGCCGCGTCGTCGTCGGTGTGGACGGCTCGGCCGTCACCGTACGAGCACTGGATCTGGCCGCCGACGAGGCGGCCCTGCGCGCCGCCACTCTGGAGATCGTGTACGCCGTGCCGGACCTCGACGAGGCCTGGCCGGTGCTGGCGTCTGCCGCCTCCCGGGTGGTCTACCGCCATCCAGGTCTGCCGGTCGTCACCGTCCCCGTCGAGGGACATCCGGCAGCCGTACTGGCGGAACGCGGACATGAGGCCGCGCTGACCGTCGTCGGCCGCCGGAGCCCCGGCGAGCTCGCGGGTACGGTGCCGGACTCGGTGAGCCGGAGCCTGGCCGCGCACGGGCACGGCCCGCTGCTGGTCGTACGCGGCGACTCCCCACCGCACCTGCACAACGAGGTACTGCTCGTCCTCGACGCCGGCATGGACACGGCCGCGTACGCCCTCCACGAAGCGGGACTCCGCAGCGCCGGGCTGCGCGTCCTTCGGCCCCCGGCGTATCGCCGCCCGGCTCCGGCACCGGCACAGCGCCGCCGAGGCGAAGCCGCCGCGTCACACGTCGTCCCGGCCGACGATGTACTGGTGGGACGGGGCGAGCGGCACCCGCGCGTCCGCAGGGAGACCCAGGACGCCGGCCCCGCCTCGACGCAGGCACTGCTGGAGGCCACCCTCACGTCCGACCTCGTCATCATCGGCTGCCGACCTGGTCCGGGCGGCCATGGACGCCACCTCGGTTCCACGGCCCGCACGGTGCTGAATCGGGCCCACTGCCCGGTGCTGGTGGTGACCACCGGGCAGGAGAGCACCACGCCCTCCCCACGTGAACAGCTGCGCGCCGGCATGGGCCGAACGGCCCCACGGGCAGGGACGGACGGCGAGGTCCGGGTGCGCTGTCCGGCCCTCCCGGCGGCCGTCGCGCCTCACCAGTATCGGGAGCAAGGCAGTTCCGTGCGAAGCGAGGGAGAGAACCGGCGATGACGGTAACGACGACGGCCGGAACCCAGGCGCCCGGGGCATGGCGTGGCTTCGTCGGCGCGGAATGGCGCGAGCGGATCGACGTCCGCGACTTCATCCAGGCCAACTACACGCCTTACGAGTGTGATTCCGCGTTCCTGACCGGTCCCACGGACCGCACCCGAGCCGTGTGGGAGGCGGTCAGCGCACTGTTCCCGCAGGAGCGACACCGCGGCATCCTCGACGTGGACACCGCGACCCCCTCCACGATCACCTCGCACGCGCCCGGATACATCGACCGCGAGCGGGAATTGATCGTCGGCCTGCAGACCGACGCCCCGCTGAAGCGGGCGATCATGCCGAACGGCGGCCTGCGGATGGTGGAGAACGGACTGAGGGCGTACGGGTACGAGCCCGACCCGTTCGTGACGCGGGTGTTCGGGACCTATCGCAAGACCCACAACGACGGTGTGTTCGACGCGTACACCGCCGAGATGAAGGCCGCCCGCAGGGCCGGGATCATCACCGGTCTGCCGGACGCCTACGGCCGGGGCCGGATCATCGGCGACTACCGGCGCGTCGCGCTGTACGGCACCGACCGCCTGGTGGAGGACAAGCGCGTGGAGCGTGCCCGGCTGGACACCGAGCCGTCGCACCAGGACGTCATCCGTGACCGAGAGGAACTCGCCGAACAGATAAGGGCGTTGGGTGAACTGACGCGGATGGCGGCCATGTACGGCTGTGACGTCACCCGGCCCGCGACGACCGCCCGCGAGGCGGTGCAGTGGCTCTACCTCGGCTATCTCGCCGCAGTGAAGGAGCAGAACGGGGCCGCGATGTCGCTGGGCCGCACCTCCACCTTCCTGGACGTCTACCTCCAACGGGACCTGGACGAGGGGATCCTCGACGAGTCCCGCGCTCAGGAACTGATCGACGACTTCGTGATCAAGCTGCGGATCGTCCGGTTCCTGCGCACCCCCGAGTACGACGCGCTGTTCTCCGGCGACCCGACCTGGGTGACGGAGTCCATCGGCGGCATCGGAAGCGACGGGCGCCCGCTCGTCACCCGCACCTCCTTCCGCTTCCTGCAGACCCTCTACAACCTCGGCCCCGCCCCGGAACCGAACCTCACCGTCCTGTGGTCGCCCCGACTGCCCTTCGGATTCAAAGAGTTCTGCGCCCAGGTGTCCATCGACACCAGCGCGGTCCAGTACGAGTCCGACGAGCTGACGCGCCCGGGCACCGGTGACGACACCGCGATCGCCTGCTGTGTCTCCGCGATGGCGGTCGGGAAGCAGATGCAGTTCTTCGGCGCCCGGGTCAATCTCGCCAAGGCACTCCTGTACGCGGTCAACGGCGGCCGGGACGAGATGACCGGCGAGCAGATCGCCCCCGAGGCACCCGCGCTGACCGGCGAGTACCTGGACTACGACCAATTGTGGGCGGCCTACGACCACGTCCTCGACTGGCTCGCCCGGACCTACGTCAACACACTCAACGTCATCCACTACATGCACGACAAGTACGCCTACGAGCGCATCGAGATGGCCCTGCACGACCACCCGGTGCACCGCTTCATGGCCTGCGGCATCGCCGGACTCTCGGTCGCCGCCGACAGCGTGTCCGCCGTCAAGTACGCGCGGGTGAAGGTGTTCCGCGACGCCACCGGCCTCGCCGTCGACTTCCGCACCGAGGGCGACTTCCCCGCCTACGGCAACAACGACGACCGCGCCGACAGCATCGCCGTCGGGCTGGTCGAGGCCTTCATGGCGAAGGTGCGCGAGCACCCCGCCTACCGGGACGCCGAGCACACCCAGTCGGTGCTGACCATCACCTCGAACGTCGTCTACGGCAAGCACACCGGCAACACCCCCGACGGCCGCCGCGCCGGAGCGCCCTTCGCCCCCGGCGCCAACCCGATGAACGGCCGCGACCGGCACGGTGTCGCCGCCTCCGCGCTCTCGGTCGCCAAACTGCCCTACGAGCAGGCCCGCGACGGAATCTCGCTGACCACGACGATCACTCCGGAGGGCCTCGGACACGTGCCCGGCGAACGCGCCGGCCACCTGGTCGGCATCCTCGACGCCTACACGGCCTCGGGCGGCTTCCACATGAACGTCAACGTCCTGGACCGCGCCACGCTCGAAGACGCGATGGAACACCCGGAGAAATACCCGGAGTTGACCATCCGGGTCTCCGGCTACGCCGTCAACTTCGTCCGCCTGACCCGTGAGCAGCAGCTCGATGTGATCAGCCGCACCTTCCACGGAGCGTTGTGAGCACCGCGACCAGGCCGGTGACGGGCCGGATCCACTCCTGGGACCTGTCCACCGGCACGGACGGCCCCGGGACCCGGTTCGTCCTCTTCGTCTCGGGCTGTCCACTGCGCTGTCTGTACTGCGCCAACCCCGACACCTGGCACATGCGCGACGGCCGGGAGGCCACCGTCGACGAGGTGATGACGGAGATCGAGAGGTACCGCGCCTTCATCACCACGGCCGGCGGCGGTGTGACGCTCACCGGCGGAGAACCGCTGCTCCAGTCCGCCTTCACCGGCGAGATCCTGCGCCGTTGCAAGGAAGCCGGGCTGCACACCGCCCTGGACACCTCGGGGTTCCTGGGTTCCCGCGCCACCGACGAACTCCTCGCGGACACCGACCTGGTCCTGCTCGACATCAAGTCCTTCGACGTCACCACCTACCGGAAACTGACCGGCGGCCGGCTCGCCCCCACCCTGTCCTTCGCCACCCGCCTCGACCGGCTGAGCGTCCCGATGTGGGTCCGTTACGTCCTGGTTCCTGGCTGGACCGACGACCCTGAGGCCGTCGAGGGGCTCGCCCGGTTCGCCGCCGGCCTGGGGCATGTCGAGCGGGTGGACATCCTGCCGTTCCACAAGCTGGGCGCCGCGAAGTACGAGGCCCTCGGCATCCCCTTCCCGCTGCGGGACACCCCTGCCCCCGATCCCACGCTGATCGAACGGGTGCGGGAGCAGTTCACGGAACAGGGCGTCGTGGCCTACTGAGCTCGGCCCCACCCCCGGTACGCGGCCACGGCGGTCGGCAGGGTGGGGAGGATCAGGTCGGCTCCGATGACTCCGTCAGGCCGTCCTCCACGTCGGCCTCGGCGTTGAGGACGAACCAGCGGACCGCGCCCTCCTGTTCGTCGACGTCGTGCATGCCGGCCACCCAGGAACCGCGAGGAGCCGGGCCGTTCCGAGGGGCTCTCGGGGCCGCCCTCCGCCGCCCAACAGGCCCGCGGAACAGGGCCGTTCAGCCCTCTGGTTCCGGACCTTCGGCATCGGGCGGCGCACGCTCCGCGCCACGAGAGTCAGTGGTGTCAGACACCGTCCCGACCGTCCCCGAAGGGATCACCATCATGGCCGTGCACGAGCACCCTCACCGGCGCCCGGGCTTCCACCTGCCTTCGCTGCGCAGGAGCCGGACCGCCTCCGCCTCGGAGTCCGCCGTGTCGGCACGTACCGGCACCCACACCGCGCAGGCCTACGCCCTCGCCTCCCTACGCCTGGTCACCGGGTTCGTCTTCCTGTGGGCGTTCCTCGACAAGACCTTCGGCTTCGGCTACGCCACCCCCTCCGGCAAGGGCTGGATCGACGGCGGCTCGCCCACCATGGGCTTCCTGGGCAACGTGGCCGTCGGGCCGATGGAGTCCACGTTCCACTCCTGGGCCGGCGACCCGTGGGCGAACTGGCTGTTCATGCTCGGTCTGCTGGGCATCGGCCTGGCCCTGGTCGGCGGTATCGCGCTGCGGATCGCAGCCGTCGCGGGCACCGCGATGATGGCGCTGATGTGGATCGCCGAGTGGCCGCCGGCCAAACACCTGTCCGACGGGTCGCTGAGCATGTCGACCAACCCGTTCACCGACTACCACCTCATCTACGCCGTCGTCCTCATCGCCCTCGCGGCGGCCGGTGCCGGTGCCACCTGGGGCCTCGGCAAGCAGTGGGCCAGGCTCCCCTTCGTCAGCCGCAACCGCTGGCTGCGGTGACCGCGGGAGGGGCGGCGGAGTCCCCCAGGACCCCGCCGTCCTCTGCCGCCTGTAGGGCCGGTCGGCCCCGGCCGGGGACCTGCGGCCCCTGCACCTCGCACCCTCTCGCCACGACGCTGGACCCAGGCCCTGATTCGGGCGGCCTCCTCGATCAGGGAGTTGGAGATCATGCCCCGCACCGGGATCGGCGGATTCATGGTCGGTTCCGTCGCCATGCGCGTCGTGGCACACGCCACCCAGCCCGTGGCCCTGGTCAGGGCCGGCGAACAGGCCGCCGACGAGTACGAGCTGGACCCGATGGGCATCCCGTCCGCCGCCACTGCCTTCCGGCCCGTCGCCCTCGGCCTGGACACCGACGTCCCCGACGATTCCGCCATCGAGTTCGCCTTCGCCGAGGCGGCCCGTCGCCACACCTCCCTGCGGGTCGTCCACGGCTGGAACCCGCCGCCCTGCTACGTGTACGGCCTCTCCGCCGACCCCGGCCTCCGTGCCGAACTCGGCAGGCGGCAGGCCGAGACCCTGGCCGAGGTCCTGCGCCCGTGGCGGCAGGGTCCACATCGGCCCCGTCACCCACTCCGTCCCGCACCACGACACCGCCCACGTCGCCGTCGTCGCGCACGGCTGACCCACCCCGAGGAGCAGACATCATGAAGGCAGCGGTCGTACGGGCGTTCGGTGAGCCCCTGGTCATCGAGGAACGCCCCGACCCCGAGCCCGGACCTGGCCAGATCCGGGTACGGGTGGAGGCCTCCGGGCTGTGCCACACCGACATCCACGCAGCCCGCGGCGACTGGCCGGTCAGGCCGAACCCGCCGTTCGTCCCCGGCCACGAGGGCGTCGGCCTCGTCGAGAAGCTCGGCGCGGGCGTCACCCGCCTGTCCGTCGGGCAGCGCGTCGCCGTGCCCTGGCTGGGCCGCGCCTGCGGGCGGTGCGAGCACTGTCTGTCCGGCTGGGAGACGCTGTGCGAGCAGCAGATCAACACCGGGTACGGGTGCGACGGCGGGTACGCCGAGAAGATGCTCGCGTGGGGCGACTACGCCCAGCCGGTGCCCGACGGGATCAGCGCCCTGGAGGCCGCCCCGCTGACCTGCGCCGGCGTCACCACGTACAAGGCGCTCAAGGTCGCCGGGGTCAAGCCCGCGCAGCTCGTCGCCGTCTCCGGTGTCGGCGGGCTCGGGCACCTCGCCGTGCAGTACGCGAAGATCGCCGGAGCGACCGTGGCGGCCATCGACGTCAGCGACGAGAAGCTGCGGCTCGCGGCGGAACTCGGCGCGGACATCGTCATCGACGCCCGCAAGGAGGACGTCGGCCAGGTGCTCCAGCGGCACGGCGGAGCGCACGCGGCCATCGCGCTCGCGGTGAACGAGGCGGCGTTCGCGGCGGCCAACTCCGGGCTGCGACGCGGCGGAAAGCTCGTCATGGTGGCCCTTCCCGCGCACGGAACGATCCAGGTCCCGATCTTCGACACCGTTCTGCGCGGCACCTCGGTCATCGGATCGATCGTCGGCACCCGACAGGACCTGGCCGAGGTGTTCCAGCTGCACGCGGCCGGCCGCACGAAGGTCATCTACGAGACGCGTCCCCTCGCGACCGTC is drawn from Streptomyces bottropensis ATCC 25435 and contains these coding sequences:
- a CDS encoding universal stress protein; protein product: MITRRVVVGVDGSAVTVRALDLAADEAALRAATLEIVYAVPDLDEAWPVLASAASRVVYRHPGLPVVTVPVEGHPAAVLAERGHEAALTVVGRRSPGELAGTVPDSVSRSLAAHGHGPLLVVRGDSPPHLHNEVLLVLDAGMDTAAYALHEAGLRSAGLRVLRPPAYRRPAPAPAQRRRGEAAASHVVPADDVLVGRGERHPRVRRETQDAGPASTQALLEATLTSDLVIIGCRPGPGGHGRHLGSTARTVLNRAHCPVLVVTTGQESTTPSPREQLRAGMGRTAPRAGTDGEVRVRCPALPAAVAPHQYREQGSSVRSEGENRR
- the pflB gene encoding formate C-acetyltransferase, with the translated sequence MTVTTTAGTQAPGAWRGFVGAEWRERIDVRDFIQANYTPYECDSAFLTGPTDRTRAVWEAVSALFPQERHRGILDVDTATPSTITSHAPGYIDRERELIVGLQTDAPLKRAIMPNGGLRMVENGLRAYGYEPDPFVTRVFGTYRKTHNDGVFDAYTAEMKAARRAGIITGLPDAYGRGRIIGDYRRVALYGTDRLVEDKRVERARLDTEPSHQDVIRDREELAEQIRALGELTRMAAMYGCDVTRPATTAREAVQWLYLGYLAAVKEQNGAAMSLGRTSTFLDVYLQRDLDEGILDESRAQELIDDFVIKLRIVRFLRTPEYDALFSGDPTWVTESIGGIGSDGRPLVTRTSFRFLQTLYNLGPAPEPNLTVLWSPRLPFGFKEFCAQVSIDTSAVQYESDELTRPGTGDDTAIACCVSAMAVGKQMQFFGARVNLAKALLYAVNGGRDEMTGEQIAPEAPALTGEYLDYDQLWAAYDHVLDWLARTYVNTLNVIHYMHDKYAYERIEMALHDHPVHRFMACGIAGLSVAADSVSAVKYARVKVFRDATGLAVDFRTEGDFPAYGNNDDRADSIAVGLVEAFMAKVREHPAYRDAEHTQSVLTITSNVVYGKHTGNTPDGRRAGAPFAPGANPMNGRDRHGVAASALSVAKLPYEQARDGISLTTTITPEGLGHVPGERAGHLVGILDAYTASGGFHMNVNVLDRATLEDAMEHPEKYPELTIRVSGYAVNFVRLTREQQLDVISRTFHGAL
- the pflA gene encoding pyruvate formate-lyase-activating protein, which produces MSTATRPVTGRIHSWDLSTGTDGPGTRFVLFVSGCPLRCLYCANPDTWHMRDGREATVDEVMTEIERYRAFITTAGGGVTLTGGEPLLQSAFTGEILRRCKEAGLHTALDTSGFLGSRATDELLADTDLVLLDIKSFDVTTYRKLTGGRLAPTLSFATRLDRLSVPMWVRYVLVPGWTDDPEAVEGLARFAAGLGHVERVDILPFHKLGAAKYEALGIPFPLRDTPAPDPTLIERVREQFTEQGVVAY
- a CDS encoding DoxX family membrane protein codes for the protein MAVHEHPHRRPGFHLPSLRRSRTASASESAVSARTGTHTAQAYALASLRLVTGFVFLWAFLDKTFGFGYATPSGKGWIDGGSPTMGFLGNVAVGPMESTFHSWAGDPWANWLFMLGLLGIGLALVGGIALRIAAVAGTAMMALMWIAEWPPAKHLSDGSLSMSTNPFTDYHLIYAVVLIALAAAGAGATWGLGKQWARLPFVSRNRWLR
- a CDS encoding zinc-dependent alcohol dehydrogenase gives rise to the protein MKAAVVRAFGEPLVIEERPDPEPGPGQIRVRVEASGLCHTDIHAARGDWPVRPNPPFVPGHEGVGLVEKLGAGVTRLSVGQRVAVPWLGRACGRCEHCLSGWETLCEQQINTGYGCDGGYAEKMLAWGDYAQPVPDGISALEAAPLTCAGVTTYKALKVAGVKPAQLVAVSGVGGLGHLAVQYAKIAGATVAAIDVSDEKLRLAAELGADIVIDARKEDVGQVLQRHGGAHAAIALAVNEAAFAAANSGLRRGGKLVMVALPAHGTIQVPIFDTVLRGTSVIGSIVGTRQDLAEVFQLHAAGRTKVIYETRPLATVNESMEDVLRGSVKARIVFDLGAGK